The Lepeophtheirus salmonis chromosome 2, UVic_Lsal_1.4, whole genome shotgun sequence region TCTATATACTTCAACTATATACAAATATGGAAGCTAAACTAAAGAAATATTTGGATGCTTGGGATACGGTGGGTGCACGAGAGATGTTCCAGAAAAAACTGGATCGAAAGGAAATGGATGAAGTAGCTTGGGACTTGATCTCTCTCATATCCACATATATAACCGatgaaattaatacaaaatgtcCTATCTTGATCGCTACTTGTAGCGATCTCTTAGAAATCGTTGTTGAGTATGGAAATCCTAAGGAATCACTCATTGTTTTATTAGAAAGTTGCGAATCCTTTTCAGATTCAGTTTGCTGCTTAAATGTATTACCTGCCCTCTCAAAAGTTCTTTTTAGACTCCCTGACAAGGCCAAAAAATCATCATGGCTCTTGTCTTTCAGTACTTTGATGAGTCATTTACATTCCTATAGACCTCTTACTTCAAAATGCTTAGAGAAATCTGATAGGTTGCTTTTAGAAAATGATCCTGAAGTTATAAAACGCTTGAAGACTGTGGAATCTTTTACTGAAGTGATCTTGAATCCCATAATGAAAGTTCTTCATACAGACCCTGAAATAAAAGACGAAATCTCTACTTTTATTCTCAATATTTTCCATAAGCCAATCATCTACTTAAATTTGCATGTTGAGGAAGAAAAAACCTTCGAGTCAAGAGCTTTGATTGTTTCCAAAACCCTATTAAATCATCTTTTTGAGCTAGTACCTAATCCCTTATCTCTGTCGGGACTGTATAAGAAGCTCATGTTCAAACTCAAAAATGTGGAAgggaaaacaaattttgaaaacagcCGTTTTACTGAACAGTCCATGGGAGTTGTGTATTATCTCATTTTTGGAGAAGGTATCAACAAGGAGAGATTGCCTCTTGTCTATAACAATCTGTACATATTCAAGACACTCCTACCCTATGTGACCATATTTTTATCCGAAGTAAATGAAATGGCTGTATTTAAGGGTCTTATACTTTTCAATGCGATCGTTAAGTCCTTACCTCATAGATgcttaaaagaagaaaatctaaATTTCGTGATTCACAAGGACTTCATTGCGGCACTTGTCAAAGTAATTGTTTACCATGACCTGAGTGAATATCGAATGCTGGCATATAACAATTACAACTTATATTATCAATCATTTTCCCTGGAAAACCGTGTTACTTTTTTCAAGACCATTATACACCTAAGCAATCATTCCGGTCTCATTGGAGATGTTGTTACGAAATGGAAAGATACTGTTTTGCATAACCTTGAAGAGGATTGTCCTCTCTCTCAATATATGGGTGACAGTATGCGCTACATCATTAGAACTGTATGTCAACTATCACATGGAGCAGAAACAGATTTACTTGAAGTTAGTGACGAACTACAATCCGTTTTGAATGCGTTGTACGCATTATTCGCTCGAGACActcaaaataaaacagaaatatGGGACATGAGAGAAGAGCTCAATCAGTGTTTTATTAATCCTCTCCAAGATggtttaataatttcaaaggagcattacaaattaaaattaaaaaatgagaaatcctCTGATGGACCCGAAGTATCTCTCATGGTTGGGGGAAGACCGATACCAGATATGAGtaaagaagaaatgaaaaatgttatcaaCTCCGCTATTAACACGTTTGAAATGATTGAATTTTCTTTGAGTAGACTAAAAGATTTCATTAATCGCAGGAATGTTCCTTAGATTAGTGcgaacatatttattatttataataataattattttcattgagctagaaaatatttaaatatgatatcgTCAAAGATATAATGATTGtgtgtcaatatatatatatgttgtcgATATACAATGTGATGCTTGTATTG contains the following coding sequences:
- the LOC121132462 gene encoding glomulin; the encoded protein is MEAKLKKYLDAWDTVGAREMFQKKLDRKEMDEVAWDLISLISTYITDEINTKCPILIATCSDLLEIVVEYGNPKESLIVLLESCESFSDSVCCLNVLPALSKVLFRLPDKAKKSSWLLSFSTLMSHLHSYRPLTSKCLEKSDRLLLENDPEVIKRLKTVESFTEVILNPIMKVLHTDPEIKDEISTFILNIFHKPIIYLNLHVEEEKTFESRALIVSKTLLNHLFELVPNPLSLSGLYKKLMFKLKNVEGKTNFENSRFTEQSMGVVYYLIFGEGINKERLPLVYNNLYIFKTLLPYVTIFLSEVNEMAVFKGLILFNAIVKSLPHRCLKEENLNFVIHKDFIAALVKVIVYHDLSEYRMLAYNNYNLYYQSFSLENRVTFFKTIIHLSNHSGLIGDVVTKWKDTVLHNLEEDCPLSQYMGDSMRYIIRTVCQLSHGAETDLLEVSDELQSVLNALYALFARDTQNKTEIWDMREELNQCFINPLQDGLIISKEHYKLKLKNEKSSDGPEVSLMVGGRPIPDMSKEEMKNVINSAINTFEMIEFSLSRLKDFINRRNVP